The following proteins are encoded in a genomic region of Methanomassiliicoccales archaeon:
- a CDS encoding AAA family ATPase — protein MVKELSPEQCRRACPELPFDCRTTKDLIPSNKIIGQDRAVKALQFGLRIRSKGFNIYIAGMPGTGRRSAAVDFVKDLAKDMPVPPDWVYVYNFHEASKPNALALPAGKGKEFKDDVEKLVSGVPVALRNAFESEEYAKKRQNTMKAIEEEREQFTKEINRMTSEAGFQIQQSPIGMVLVPIVDDKPLTPEEFNQLSNGVKERMKVKQDELQAKLQKPFIQFRELEEKAEKTVGDLNREVAMYVLDPMLSTIKKKYGSNNEVIEYIDDVLKDILDNLAKFLTPVNKEQLPFFMEAPDPMANYKVNLIVDNSELKGAPVEIELNPSYYKLFGAIEKEARFGALVTNYTMIRSGLLHKANGGFILMPVEGLFTDPTIWISLKQTISSEKLEIEEKEARLGFIATKSLMPEAIPFDTKIVIIGDPRIYDILYTADKDFKELFKIKADFDTSMERNDENIKQYVTQICSLCAKENLLPIDSTGLAAIIEYSSRLADDQSKLSTQFATISDTVREADFYAREAKSEIITKEHIQKQLEEKLYRSNMIQDKLEEFIAKGIILIDTEEKAVGQVNGLAVLATGDFMFGNPSRITASIAVGREGVMDIERQAQMSGPSHTKGVLILSGYLNDTYAREKPLSLSARLVFEQNYGGVDGDSASSTELYSLLSALADAPIKQYIAVTGSVNQKGEVQAIGGVNEKVEGFFEICKARGLDGKQGCMIPSSNVQHLMLKEEVIAAIKAKKFHIWPVSTIAEGIEVLTDVPAGKRNADGTFKKDSINARVQKRLDDMADRVKEYKA, from the coding sequence ATGGTTAAGGAACTTTCTCCGGAACAATGTCGTCGTGCTTGCCCCGAACTGCCATTCGATTGTAGGACAACAAAGGACCTGATACCTTCGAACAAGATCATAGGGCAAGACCGTGCAGTGAAGGCCCTGCAGTTCGGCCTTAGGATCAGAAGCAAGGGTTTCAACATTTACATAGCCGGGATGCCCGGGACCGGAAGACGGTCTGCGGCCGTTGATTTCGTCAAAGATCTGGCGAAGGATATGCCGGTGCCTCCTGATTGGGTATATGTCTACAATTTCCATGAGGCATCGAAACCCAACGCCCTGGCCCTGCCAGCCGGCAAGGGTAAGGAGTTCAAGGACGACGTTGAGAAACTGGTCAGCGGAGTTCCGGTCGCGCTGAGGAACGCGTTCGAATCTGAAGAATACGCCAAGAAACGCCAGAACACCATGAAGGCGATAGAGGAGGAGAGGGAGCAGTTCACGAAAGAGATCAACCGCATGACCTCGGAGGCGGGTTTCCAGATCCAGCAGAGCCCGATCGGCATGGTCCTGGTTCCCATCGTGGATGATAAGCCGCTCACCCCCGAGGAGTTCAACCAGTTGTCAAACGGTGTCAAGGAAAGAATGAAGGTAAAACAGGACGAGCTGCAGGCCAAACTGCAGAAACCTTTCATTCAGTTCCGTGAGCTCGAGGAGAAGGCGGAAAAGACGGTAGGGGACCTGAACCGCGAAGTGGCCATGTACGTGCTTGACCCCATGCTCTCGACCATCAAAAAGAAATATGGCAGCAATAACGAGGTCATAGAATACATCGATGATGTTCTGAAGGACATACTGGACAATCTCGCCAAATTCCTAACACCGGTGAACAAGGAACAGCTCCCCTTCTTCATGGAGGCCCCTGACCCGATGGCCAACTACAAGGTCAATCTGATCGTGGACAACTCTGAGCTAAAGGGAGCGCCGGTGGAGATAGAGCTAAACCCATCATATTACAAGCTCTTCGGCGCCATCGAGAAGGAGGCCCGGTTCGGCGCATTGGTCACCAACTACACCATGATCCGGAGCGGACTGCTGCACAAGGCGAACGGCGGCTTCATCCTGATGCCTGTGGAAGGGCTGTTCACCGATCCGACCATCTGGATATCGTTAAAGCAGACCATCTCGAGCGAGAAGCTGGAGATCGAGGAGAAGGAGGCCAGGTTGGGTTTCATAGCCACGAAATCGCTCATGCCCGAGGCCATTCCTTTCGATACGAAGATCGTGATCATCGGTGACCCGAGGATCTATGATATCCTCTATACCGCGGACAAGGATTTCAAGGAGCTGTTCAAGATAAAGGCCGACTTCGATACCAGTATGGAACGCAACGATGAGAACATAAAGCAGTACGTCACCCAGATATGTTCCCTTTGTGCCAAGGAGAACCTTCTGCCGATCGACAGCACTGGGTTGGCGGCGATCATAGAATACTCATCCAGGTTAGCGGATGACCAGAGCAAGCTCAGTACACAGTTCGCCACCATCTCAGACACGGTCCGGGAGGCTGATTTCTACGCCAGGGAGGCCAAGTCGGAAATCATCACCAAGGAGCACATCCAAAAACAGCTAGAAGAGAAGCTCTATCGATCGAACATGATCCAGGATAAGCTGGAGGAATTCATCGCCAAGGGGATAATTCTGATCGATACGGAGGAGAAGGCGGTCGGACAGGTAAACGGCCTGGCAGTGCTGGCCACCGGTGATTTCATGTTCGGTAACCCCTCCAGGATCACCGCCTCGATCGCCGTAGGCCGTGAGGGTGTGATGGACATAGAGCGTCAGGCACAGATGTCCGGACCGTCCCACACCAAGGGGGTCCTTATCCTCTCTGGATACCTGAACGACACCTATGCCCGGGAAAAGCCGCTTTCTCTCTCGGCCCGGCTGGTCTTCGAACAGAACTATGGAGGGGTCGATGGAGATTCTGCATCATCCACCGAACTGTACAGCCTACTATCGGCGCTAGCAGACGCCCCCATCAAACAATACATCGCGGTCACCGGGAGCGTCAACCAGAAAGGGGAGGTCCAGGCGATCGGCGGGGTGAACGAGAAGGTCGAGGGGTTCTTCGAGATCTGCAAGGCCCGGGGACTGGACGGCAAGCAGGGCTGCATGATACCCAGTTCAAACGTTCAGCATCTGATGTTAAAGGAAGAGGTGATCGCCGCCATAAAGGCCAAAAAGTTCCATATCTGGCCGGTTAGCACAATCGCCGAGGGCATCGAGGTGTTGACCGACGTACCGGCAGGAAAGAGGAACGCCGACGGCACGTTCAAAAAGGATTCCATCAATGCACGGGTGCAGAAACGCCTGGACGATATGGCGGATCGGGTAAAGGAATACAAGGCCTGA
- a CDS encoding rhodanese-like domain-containing protein has protein sequence MTGARFIMPAELERLMPMIEKGECLLLDIRSSAEYRTGHIASAMLMPVEELEKRAEELDRRKPLVIYCRTGKRCLRVLPLLTGGDQGELLILEGGLERWPGRLVSD, from the coding sequence ATGACCGGCGCCAGGTTCATCATGCCGGCCGAGCTCGAGAGGCTGATGCCGATGATCGAGAAGGGCGAATGCCTACTGCTGGATATCCGCTCCTCGGCCGAATACCGTACCGGGCATATCGCAAGTGCCATGCTGATGCCGGTCGAAGAACTCGAGAAGCGTGCGGAGGAACTCGACAGAAGAAAGCCCCTGGTCATATATTGCCGCACTGGAAAACGTTGCCTTCGAGTGCTGCCATTACTCACCGGAGGAGACCAAGGCGAACTGCTGATACTTGAAGGCGGGTTGGAACGTTGGCCTGGCCGTCTGGTATCCGACTGA
- a CDS encoding PPC domain-containing DNA-binding protein: MKYSEARQGRVFVLRLEDGEIIHEAVESFAEEKAIKAAAVIVLGGADKGSNLVVGPEDGRSEKIKPMKTVLGDVHEMTGTGTIFLDEEGVPKLHMHISTGRNERAITGCVRNGVKVWLVAEVVIFELIDSSATRKLDKATGFELLEP, translated from the coding sequence ATGAAATACTCAGAAGCAAGGCAAGGTCGGGTGTTCGTTCTGAGGCTGGAGGATGGAGAAATAATTCATGAGGCCGTCGAGAGCTTCGCCGAGGAGAAGGCCATCAAAGCCGCCGCCGTCATCGTTCTGGGAGGAGCTGATAAAGGCAGCAACCTGGTCGTAGGGCCGGAGGATGGGCGTTCGGAGAAGATAAAACCGATGAAGACGGTCCTAGGGGATGTTCATGAGATGACAGGAACTGGAACCATCTTCCTGGATGAAGAGGGGGTGCCCAAATTGCATATGCACATCTCCACCGGTCGCAACGAGAGGGCGATCACCGGATGCGTACGCAACGGGGTCAAGGTCTGGCTAGTCGCCGAAGTGGTCATTTTCGAATTGATCGATTCGAGTGCGACACGCAAACTCGACAAAGCGACTGGATTCGAATTGCTCGAACCCTGA
- a CDS encoding tetratricopeptide repeat protein, whose protein sequence is MEEVNAMGDLYNSFPFQEFTRYFDFMRNWGDLHEKFVQCASPQFAGLPALKRREFLANAVAEDDMLVSMSSDLGLFREVTKRLKSKSWFAGDLEALAAEVAVDLMFPGNSYDGKERDRLLGLYPELFFKLGDVRFGEQKSCPLQLKDVESDIVQLDDLDTALTCVRWSAVSKDVDSEEGFIALMQELVDHGLRLRGVDPISLESLSDFQEILDRKAMEVTAKMGLPDDRTSWILFAIQDRVMVPETLHFLIMQAMGLRMFREMEHGSRHEMMDQEYKLQLGPAYATRSVLLLGDYYRDMVQAPEKMLKAIEAHVRDGRPQFALELCLESIKNLPMEAEHKDQMALTLGILYLANDKPRKAAESFLRSLDSSRKTLNPARESVVCAYLGSSYALMRRKEEGHRAFEESLAIASKRTDDAPDLLEELMLMADLAHDSNEHRVEKGFLQKALTVADGMADETKLKQQISLMIEAAEAHLENSIQV, encoded by the coding sequence ATGGAAGAGGTGAATGCGATGGGAGATCTCTACAACAGTTTTCCATTCCAAGAGTTCACCCGATATTTCGATTTCATGAGGAATTGGGGGGATCTCCATGAGAAGTTCGTTCAATGCGCTTCCCCACAATTCGCAGGACTTCCGGCGCTGAAAAGACGGGAGTTCCTCGCCAACGCAGTGGCCGAGGACGATATGCTGGTGTCGATGTCGTCTGACCTAGGGCTGTTCCGTGAGGTGACCAAACGCCTGAAATCCAAATCCTGGTTCGCTGGGGACCTTGAGGCTCTTGCCGCCGAGGTGGCGGTCGACCTGATGTTCCCGGGAAACAGTTATGACGGAAAGGAGAGGGACAGGCTCCTCGGATTGTATCCAGAGCTCTTCTTCAAGTTAGGGGACGTTAGGTTCGGCGAACAGAAGAGCTGCCCGCTCCAGCTAAAGGACGTGGAATCGGACATCGTGCAACTGGACGACCTAGATACCGCACTGACCTGCGTACGTTGGTCTGCTGTGTCCAAGGACGTGGACAGTGAGGAGGGCTTCATTGCCTTGATGCAGGAACTGGTGGACCACGGGCTAAGGCTTAGAGGGGTGGACCCTATCTCATTGGAATCGCTTTCAGATTTCCAGGAAATCTTGGACAGAAAAGCAATGGAGGTCACCGCAAAGATGGGTCTTCCGGACGACCGGACATCGTGGATCCTGTTTGCCATCCAGGACCGGGTCATGGTCCCCGAGACGCTGCATTTTCTGATCATGCAAGCGATGGGCCTCAGGATGTTCCGGGAGATGGAACATGGCTCCCGCCACGAAATGATGGACCAGGAATACAAACTGCAACTGGGTCCGGCATACGCTACCCGTTCGGTACTTCTGTTAGGCGACTACTACCGCGATATGGTCCAGGCCCCGGAAAAGATGCTCAAGGCCATTGAGGCGCACGTGAGGGACGGAAGGCCGCAGTTCGCGTTGGAACTCTGCTTAGAAAGCATCAAGAACCTGCCTATGGAGGCCGAGCACAAGGATCAGATGGCGCTCACTCTCGGAATACTCTACCTAGCGAACGACAAACCCCGGAAGGCCGCAGAGTCCTTCCTCCGTTCACTTGATTCTTCTAGAAAGACGTTAAATCCGGCCAGAGAGTCGGTGGTCTGTGCCTATCTCGGCTCATCTTATGCCCTTATGAGGAGGAAGGAGGAAGGCCACAGGGCGTTCGAGGAATCGTTGGCGATCGCTTCGAAGAGGACGGATGATGCGCCGGACCTGCTCGAGGAACTGATGCTCATGGCCGATCTCGCACACGATTCGAACGAGCATAGGGTGGAGAAAGGCTTTCTCCAGAAGGCATTGACGGTGGCTGATGGCATGGCCGATGAGACCAAGCTCAAACAGCAGATATCCTTGATGATCGAGGCCGCCGAAGCCCATTTAGAAAATAGCATTCAAGTTTGA
- a CDS encoding exodeoxyribonuclease III, which translates to MRLVCWNVNGIRAAYRKGLLEWIRKDSPDILCLQEIKASCEQLPKDLCDIPGYEPYFTSAEERTGYSGVALYTRAHPEKVDYGIGIDRFDTEGRTMIAHYPDFVLCNIYFPNGKASPERLRYKMDYYEEFLRYVNELRSKGRSVVICGDINTAHKEIDIARPKDNMKRSGFLPEEREWMDRLVANGFIDTFREQHPGEVKWSWWDQKTRARERNVGWRIDYFFVSADLMPRVSNSFIEDQVTGSDHCPVGIEME; encoded by the coding sequence ATGCGCTTGGTGTGTTGGAACGTGAACGGGATCAGGGCGGCCTATCGGAAGGGGTTGCTGGAGTGGATCCGCAAGGATTCGCCGGACATCCTTTGCCTTCAGGAGATAAAGGCCAGCTGTGAACAGTTGCCAAAGGATCTTTGCGATATCCCAGGTTATGAACCGTATTTCACTTCGGCTGAAGAGCGCACAGGATATAGCGGCGTGGCTCTCTACACCAGGGCCCACCCGGAAAAGGTCGATTACGGCATCGGGATCGATCGGTTCGACACGGAGGGCAGGACGATGATAGCCCACTATCCAGATTTTGTCCTGTGTAACATCTACTTCCCCAACGGCAAGGCTTCCCCGGAACGGTTGAGGTACAAGATGGACTACTATGAGGAGTTCCTCCGATACGTCAATGAACTGAGGTCTAAGGGAAGATCGGTGGTCATATGCGGGGACATCAACACCGCCCACAAGGAGATCGACATCGCCAGACCGAAGGACAATATGAAACGGTCTGGTTTTCTGCCGGAAGAAAGGGAATGGATGGACCGGCTAGTTGCCAACGGATTCATTGATACATTCCGGGAACAGCATCCAGGAGAGGTGAAGTGGTCCTGGTGGGACCAGAAGACGCGCGCCAGGGAAAGGAACGTGGGCTGGCGGATCGACTATTTCTTTGTCAGCGCAGACCTGATGCCACGTGTGTCCAATTCCTTCATCGAGGATCAAGTGACCGGTTCAGACCACTGTCCAGTGGGCATCGAGATGGAATAG
- a CDS encoding DUF362 domain-containing protein, producing MQPEGADLKEPKQVALVACEGYGRDLALDAVKRSVDLIGGIGHFAKPGQRVLLKPNILMPSTADKCVVTHPDIVYAVAKLLVDNGCKVIIAESPGAGMVYSAANLRKAYEKVGYDQVAKDLGIELNEDVGARDVANPNGVLMKRLRLIEPVFNVDAVVVVSKMKTHLFTYMTGAAKNAFGLVPGMEKPTFHARLQRTEEFARMIVDINEFVKPTLEIMDAVDAMEGDGPQSGTPRHVGAILASGSYSALDVVASRIMSIDPTEICTIRAAVERGLLAEDLSDVEVIGEELDRFVVPDYQRPSTFMGRKRSGGRTMKAMMSLIKVYALRPSIVRSMCVGCGKCYRGCPMKAISMKDGKAKVDQSKCIRCYSCHEFCDSHAILLRRSLGGKAMAVFMERKK from the coding sequence ATGCAGCCAGAAGGTGCTGATTTGAAAGAGCCGAAACAAGTTGCTCTTGTCGCATGTGAGGGTTATGGCCGGGACCTGGCACTCGACGCGGTCAAACGCTCCGTGGACCTGATCGGGGGCATAGGACATTTTGCGAAACCTGGACAGCGGGTTCTCCTGAAGCCGAACATACTGATGCCTTCCACGGCTGACAAGTGCGTGGTGACACATCCTGACATCGTCTATGCGGTGGCCAAGTTGTTGGTCGACAACGGCTGCAAAGTGATCATCGCTGAGAGCCCAGGAGCAGGGATGGTGTACAGCGCAGCGAACCTTAGGAAGGCATACGAGAAGGTCGGCTATGACCAGGTCGCAAAGGACCTGGGGATAGAGCTCAACGAGGACGTGGGGGCACGGGATGTGGCCAACCCCAACGGCGTTTTGATGAAGCGGCTGAGGCTCATCGAGCCGGTCTTCAACGTCGATGCCGTCGTGGTCGTTTCCAAAATGAAGACGCACCTTTTCACGTATATGACCGGGGCCGCCAAGAACGCGTTCGGCCTGGTGCCTGGAATGGAGAAGCCCACCTTCCATGCCAGATTGCAGAGGACCGAAGAGTTTGCCAGGATGATTGTGGACATCAACGAATTCGTCAAACCGACCTTGGAGATCATGGACGCGGTGGACGCGATGGAAGGTGATGGGCCCCAGTCGGGAACTCCAAGGCATGTTGGGGCGATCCTGGCCAGCGGATCCTATTCCGCGCTCGATGTGGTGGCCTCAAGGATCATGTCGATCGATCCGACCGAGATATGCACGATAAGGGCAGCGGTCGAGCGCGGGCTTCTGGCCGAAGATCTTTCGGATGTGGAAGTGATCGGCGAAGAGCTGGATAGATTCGTCGTCCCGGACTATCAAAGGCCGTCGACCTTCATGGGCAGGAAAAGGAGCGGGGGGAGGACGATGAAGGCTATGATGTCCCTGATCAAGGTCTATGCCCTGAGACCGAGCATCGTAAGGTCCATGTGTGTTGGGTGCGGCAAGTGCTACCGCGGTTGCCCGATGAAGGCGATCAGCATGAAGGACGGCAAGGCCAAGGTCGACCAAAGCAAGTGCATCCGCTGCTATTCCTGCCACGAGTTCTGCGATAGCCATGCCATACTCCTTAGGAGAAGCCTTGGCGGAAAGGCCATGGCCGTTTTCATGGAGAGAAAGAAGTGA
- a CDS encoding HNH endonuclease: protein MKGCHFQDVPRRKSVCLRVLCQQRERQPHYRTCDEHREERCQYRAWDVDVRLEVVRQRSLLTDSCPGCNGRHENLAEQYGCVCRCRMEEAFRSSPAYLEAGSVDDLFEAAPLMIRANMWRKLRNAVVERDRGVCQDCGRELTHLPKWYTEVHHIIPRIRGGGDHPANLKTLCIECHRKYTDEMLLSRIERTDEAYQAAILFKK, encoded by the coding sequence GTGAAGGGTTGCCACTTCCAGGATGTTCCAAGAAGGAAGAGCGTTTGCCTAAGGGTCCTGTGCCAGCAACGGGAACGCCAGCCGCATTATCGCACCTGCGACGAGCATCGAGAAGAAAGATGCCAGTATCGGGCGTGGGACGTCGATGTTAGGTTGGAGGTCGTCAGGCAGCGATCTCTGTTGACAGATTCCTGCCCCGGCTGTAACGGCAGGCACGAAAACCTGGCGGAACAATATGGATGCGTCTGCCGCTGCCGGATGGAGGAGGCGTTCAGAAGCTCACCCGCGTACCTTGAGGCGGGGAGCGTGGACGATCTTTTCGAAGCTGCGCCGCTGATGATCAGGGCTAACATGTGGAGGAAGCTCCGGAATGCCGTTGTGGAGCGGGATAGGGGCGTCTGTCAGGATTGCGGGAGGGAGCTTACCCACCTGCCGAAATGGTACACCGAGGTTCATCACATTATCCCCCGGATACGTGGTGGCGGCGATCATCCGGCGAATCTGAAAACGCTGTGCATCGAATGCCATCGTAAGTACACGGACGAGATGCTGCTCTCCCGTATCGAACGCACCGATGAGGCCTACCAGGCGGCAATCCTATTCAAGAAGTAG
- a CDS encoding radical SAM protein produces MKIILTTPPWKTAELWPPLGLLYIAANVKKYRNDDIKVVDAFCLNMESDQLVELVAREKPDVFGMNCSTHTFLKAIETIRKVSERLPDTVIVLGGYHATFASEPILRGYPFIDYIIKGEAEQAMVDLLDCIESGRKPDKVAGISYLDEGRHISNQIAIIEDLDALPMPDRKMLSGVEYGYTMQGIPLTFGKFTTISTSRGCPFNCSYCSCAAFSLRRWRYRSAENVVNEMQLLYDEGYRSAVLVDDNFTHKEERVDKLCSLIREKGIKMRFYCEGRVNNASLAMLRTMKKAGFDVMYFGAESASETVLDYYNKKIRPAQIVSAVENAKEADMIVVTSFILGAPVESDEEIRKTIDMISRLRPHAVEINILDYLVGTPLWQQMEKEGTIGPDEWKRNHRVYEYVGSKDKDKLEGLVQQGYDAYLNAWKNKSGVLELMSLLAHNKTARHVVFSNIFNPKAREVVSNGLKAFGEKPK; encoded by the coding sequence ATGAAGATAATTCTCACAACTCCACCATGGAAGACCGCTGAGCTATGGCCTCCGCTCGGTCTTCTATACATAGCGGCAAATGTAAAAAAGTACCGCAATGACGACATCAAGGTGGTGGACGCCTTCTGCCTGAACATGGAAAGCGATCAGCTGGTCGAGCTTGTGGCGAGGGAAAAGCCGGACGTGTTCGGGATGAACTGTTCCACCCACACCTTTCTCAAGGCCATTGAAACGATCCGAAAGGTATCGGAGCGGCTCCCGGATACAGTGATCGTCCTGGGAGGCTATCACGCTACCTTTGCCTCTGAACCGATCCTGCGCGGATATCCGTTCATAGACTACATCATCAAGGGGGAGGCAGAACAGGCCATGGTCGATCTGCTCGATTGCATCGAGTCCGGCAGGAAGCCGGACAAGGTGGCTGGCATAAGCTATTTGGATGAGGGAAGGCACATCTCGAACCAGATCGCGATCATCGAGGACCTCGACGCCCTTCCGATGCCAGACCGGAAAATGCTCTCCGGGGTCGAGTATGGATACACCATGCAGGGCATTCCACTGACCTTCGGCAAGTTCACCACTATCTCCACCTCTCGGGGATGCCCCTTCAATTGTTCGTACTGCTCATGCGCGGCCTTCTCGCTGAGGAGATGGCGCTATCGCAGCGCTGAGAATGTTGTCAACGAGATGCAATTGCTGTACGACGAAGGCTATCGGAGCGCCGTTCTGGTGGACGACAACTTCACCCACAAGGAGGAGCGGGTGGACAAGTTATGTAGCCTGATCCGCGAGAAGGGGATCAAGATGAGGTTCTATTGTGAGGGTCGGGTGAACAACGCTTCGCTGGCCATGCTTAGGACCATGAAGAAGGCCGGATTCGACGTGATGTACTTCGGGGCCGAGTCGGCCTCGGAGACAGTGCTCGACTATTACAACAAGAAGATCAGGCCCGCCCAGATAGTCTCCGCCGTGGAGAACGCAAAGGAGGCCGACATGATCGTTGTCACCTCGTTCATACTTGGTGCGCCGGTGGAATCGGACGAGGAGATAAGAAAGACCATCGACATGATATCCCGGCTCAGGCCGCATGCTGTAGAGATCAACATCCTCGACTATCTGGTGGGAACTCCGCTTTGGCAGCAGATGGAGAAGGAAGGGACCATCGGGCCGGATGAATGGAAGCGTAACCACCGCGTCTACGAGTACGTAGGGAGCAAGGACAAGGACAAACTGGAGGGATTGGTACAGCAGGGCTATGACGCATATCTGAACGCCTGGAAGAACAAGTCCGGCGTGCTGGAGCTCATGTCTCTGCTGGCCCACAACAAGACAGCGCGTCATGTGGTGTTCAGCAACATCTTCAACCCCAAGGCGCGCGAGGTGGTGAGCAACGGACTGAAAGCGTTCGGTGAGAAACCGAAGTAG
- a CDS encoding GNAT family N-acetyltransferase: MHGRVFEVRKAVKEDYDIIIALWTNAGLHHKPYGRDSRENLEREMTDPEVDFLVALEGNHIIGSIIGTNDGRKGWVNRLAVDLDHRGMGIAEDLVEMMEDRFRSRSLKIFSCLINAENGPSRSLFERIGYDRHPEVLYYSKKIDPEV, translated from the coding sequence ATGCATGGCCGGGTATTCGAGGTTAGGAAGGCCGTAAAGGAGGACTATGATATCATCATCGCTCTCTGGACCAATGCTGGATTGCACCATAAACCCTATGGAAGGGATTCCAGAGAAAACTTGGAAAGGGAGATGACAGACCCAGAGGTGGACTTCCTGGTAGCTTTGGAGGGAAATCATATCATCGGTTCGATCATAGGGACCAACGATGGCCGGAAGGGATGGGTGAACCGGCTGGCAGTTGACCTTGACCACAGAGGCATGGGCATCGCCGAGGACCTGGTGGAAATGATGGAGGATAGATTCAGATCCCGCTCGCTAAAGATCTTTTCCTGTCTGATCAATGCTGAGAACGGGCCGTCCCGATCACTATTCGAAAGGATCGGTTACGACCGTCACCCAGAGGTGTTGTACTATTCAAAGAAGATCGACCCTGAGGTCTGA